A portion of the Podospora pseudoanserina strain CBS 124.78 chromosome 2, whole genome shotgun sequence genome contains these proteins:
- a CDS encoding hypothetical protein (EggNog:ENOG503NVYG; COG:P): protein MPSEKPPLPPGGGGGEQLLPTHAAAAAVSLPQPPAPSSSPSPSSNGKPEEPWHRIHLGRGMYLDIKRRLPYYWSDWTDAWDYRVVPATVYMFFANILPALAFSLDMLHKTNGEYGVNETLLASVLGAVVFSVGACQPIVIVGVTGPITVFNYTVYNIMKDSGTYYLGFMCWIGLWSLVFHWVLAVTNSCNWLSYVTRFPCDIFGFYVALIYLQKGVQILETLGDGSPFWLSVVVSLLVFCIAYICGEIGTKSTLFKHWIRVFIKDYGTPLTVIFFTGFAHMGRMKNVPLETLPTGVAFMPTVESRGWFVHFWDLPIGHVFLAIPFAVLLTVLFWFDHNAQGSEYPLRKPAGFHWDLFLLGLTTGISGLLGLPFPNGLIPQAPFHTESLCVTEVVTSSSSSSSSSSSSSFEHGGKPQLKATHVVEQRVSNLAQGLITLVAMTGPLLSVLHLIPQGVLAGLFFIMGFQALEGNGITLKLVYLLQERRLRPRDSPLRGCPDKKIWLFVGLELLGFAATFAITQTVAAVGFPVFIILLIPVRAVVLPRWLGRGELGVLDGPTATVGE, encoded by the exons ATGCCATCAGAGAAACCGCCATTACCacccggaggaggaggaggtgaacagctcctcccaactcacgccgccgccgccgccgtctcattacctcaaccccccgccccatcatcatcaccatcaccatcatcaaacggCAAACCAGAAGAGCCATGGCACAGAATCCACCTCGGCCGAGGCATGTACCTCGACATCAAACGCCGCCTGCCCTACTACTGGTCCGACTGGACCGACGCCTGGGATTACCGTGTCGTGCCGGCGACGGTGTACATGTTTTTTGCCAACATCCTGCCCGCGTTGGCGTTCAGTCTGGACATGCTGCACAAGACGAACGGGGAGTACGGAGTGAACGAGACGCTGTTGGCTAGTGTGctgggggcggtggtgtttagTGTGGGAGCGTGCCAGCCGATTGTGATTGTGGGGGTTACGGGGCCGATTACGGTTTTTAATTA TACGGTGTATAATATCATGAAGGACTCTGGGACTTACTACCTTGGGTTCATGTGCTGGATTGGACTGTGGAGTTTGGTGTTTCATTGGGTTTTGGCGGTGACGAATTCTTGTAATTG GCTTAGCTATGTCACTCGCTTTCCCTGTGACATCTTTGGCTTCTACGTCGCGCTTATTTATCTCCAAAAGGGCGTTCAAATCCTCGAGACGCTCGGTGACGGCTCGCCGTTTTGGCTGTCGGTTGTCGTGTCGCTGCTTGTCTTTTGCATTGCTTATATATGTGGAGAGATTGGCACAAAATCCACGCTGTTCAAGCACTGGATTAGGGTGTTTATCAAAGACTACGGCACCCCGTTGACGGTGATTTTTTTTACGGGGTTTGCCCACATGGGCAGGATGAAGAATGTGCCTTTGGAGACGCTTCCGACGGGTGTAGCGTTTATGCCGACGGTGGAgtcgagggggtggtttgttcACTTTTGGGACTTGCCGATAGGGCACGTGTTTTTGGCGATTCCGTTTGCGGTTTTGTTGACggtgttgttttggtttgaTCACAATG CCCAAGGCTCAGAGTACCCCCTCCGCAAACCAGCCGGCTTCCACTGGGACCTCTTTCTGCTAGGCCTCACAACGGGAATCTCGGGGCTGTTGGGCCTGCCGTTTCCTAACGGTCTGATACCCCAAGCCCCTTTTCACACCGAGTCCCTCTGCGTAACAGAAGTCgtcacctcttcctcttcctcgtcctcttcctcgtcctcttcctctttcgaGCATGGCGGCAAACCCCAACTGAAAGCAACCCACGTGGTGGAACAACGCgtctccaacctcgcccaggGGCTGATAACACTCGTCGCCATGACGGGCCCGCTTCTGTCGGTGCTGCATCTCATCCCGCAGGGGGTTCtggcggggttgttttttATTATGGGGTTCCAGGCGCTGGAGGGGAATGGGATCACGCTGAAGTTGGTGTATTTGCTTCAGGAGAGGAGGCTCAGGCCGAGGGACAGTCCGTTGAGGGGGTGTCCTGACAAGAAGAtctggttgtttgttgggttggagTTGCTTGGGTTTGCGGCGACGTTTGCGATTACGCagacggtggcggcggtggggtttCCGGTTTTTATCATTTTGTTGATTCCGGTtagggcggtggtgctgcctaggtggttggggaggggggagttgggggtgctggatggGCCGACTGCGA CTGTGGGGGAATAG